In the genome of Balneola sp., one region contains:
- a CDS encoding cupin domain-containing protein, whose translation MNAINLKKKFDLFSEQWTPKIIAKTNGQLVKLAKLEGEFVWHNHPDEDELFYIVKGSLLLRFKDRDVRLQEGELYVVPKGEDHLPIAEEECWVMLIEPEGTKHTGESTFDVTVNEENQDWI comes from the coding sequence ATGAATGCAATAAACCTTAAGAAAAAATTCGATTTATTTAGCGAGCAATGGACTCCTAAAATCATAGCCAAAACGAACGGACAGTTAGTTAAGCTTGCAAAGCTTGAAGGAGAGTTTGTTTGGCACAACCATCCCGATGAAGATGAACTTTTTTATATCGTAAAGGGAAGTTTGTTGCTTCGATTTAAGGACAGAGATGTCCGTTTACAAGAGGGAGAATTATATGTAGTTCCTAAAGGTGAAGACCATTTGCCAATTGCAGAAGAAGAATGCTGGGTTATGCTTATTGAACCTGAAGGTACTAAGCATACCGGGGAATCTACTTTTGATGTAACAGTGAACGAAGAAAACCAGGATTGGATTTAA
- a CDS encoding SDR family oxidoreductase, which produces MSFENSGVLITGGSKGIGLSIARVFARRTNRPIILIARNQEELLTAKEICLKEGAKEVDTLALDLLDQEAIDSLEVDKLNVGILVNNAGSFLFKSLSRTNQDEFIKQFQINTLGAFNLTQRILPRLKEMDRGLIVNICSQASLKGYGDSGAYTMSKHALLGYTRSLRKELVDTDIAVSAINLGQTFSTSWDGVDIDPQKLIDPEDVGRLIVSLSELTPRSVAEEIILSPQGGEVKPM; this is translated from the coding sequence ATGAGTTTTGAGAATTCAGGGGTATTGATAACAGGTGGAAGCAAGGGGATAGGCCTTTCCATCGCCAGAGTATTCGCAAGAAGAACAAACCGTCCCATTATACTGATTGCCCGTAATCAGGAAGAGCTGCTTACTGCTAAAGAGATTTGCCTAAAAGAAGGAGCGAAAGAAGTAGACACTCTTGCCCTGGATCTATTAGATCAGGAAGCTATAGATAGCTTAGAAGTAGATAAGCTTAATGTGGGAATATTAGTAAACAATGCAGGCTCGTTTCTTTTTAAATCTCTCTCGCGGACAAATCAAGATGAGTTTATAAAACAGTTCCAAATCAACACCCTTGGGGCTTTTAATCTTACACAAAGAATTCTGCCCCGGTTGAAAGAAATGGATAGGGGACTTATCGTAAATATTTGTTCTCAGGCCTCTTTAAAAGGATATGGGGATAGTGGTGCTTATACAATGAGCAAACACGCTTTACTAGGCTATACCAGGTCACTTCGGAAAGAGTTGGTGGATACAGATATTGCTGTTTCGGCCATAAATCTGGGCCAAACATTTTCTACTTCCTGGGATGGGGTAGATATTGACCCCCAGAAGCTCATAGACCCTGAAGATGTCGGTCGCTTAATTGTTTCTCTTTCTGAGCTAACCCCAAGGAGTGTTGCTGAGGAGATTATTTTATCCCCTCAGGGTGGGGAAGTAAAACCGATGTAG
- a CDS encoding 7-carboxy-7-deazaguanine synthase QueE, translating to MEHFYTIQGEGIHTGKAAYFIRTGGCDVECWWCDVKDSWDESIHPRVSVKELVGHVKESGAPMVVITGGEPLLHKLGALTSAIKELGVATHIETSGSSPISGYFDWITLSPKRFKKPLDDIFPYVDELKVVVLTKKDLAWAEENAAKCPENTKLLLQPEWDTPASIPLIVEYVKEHPKWGISLQTHKFLQVP from the coding sequence ATGGAGCACTTCTATACTATTCAAGGTGAAGGGATACATACTGGAAAAGCAGCTTATTTTATAAGAACCGGGGGCTGTGATGTGGAATGTTGGTGGTGTGACGTAAAAGATAGTTGGGATGAATCTATTCACCCGAGGGTTTCTGTTAAAGAGCTTGTAGGACATGTTAAAGAGAGTGGTGCTCCAATGGTAGTCATAACCGGTGGTGAACCTTTGCTACATAAACTTGGAGCGTTGACTTCTGCAATCAAAGAATTAGGGGTAGCCACTCATATAGAAACAAGCGGGTCATCTCCGATATCTGGGTATTTCGATTGGATAACACTTTCTCCAAAACGATTCAAAAAACCTCTAGACGATATATTTCCATATGTGGATGAACTAAAAGTAGTGGTACTCACCAAAAAGGATTTAGCCTGGGCCGAAGAGAATGCGGCTAAATGCCCTGAGAATACCAAACTTTTGCTACAACCAGAATGGGATACCCCTGCGTCAATTCCCCTCATTGTTGAGTATGTGAAAGAACATCCCAAATGGGGGATAAGTCTTCAAACTCACAAATTTCTCCAGGTACCTTAA
- a CDS encoding 6-carboxytetrahydropterin synthase, with protein sequence MPTWTLHTEFKFDAAHFIEGYDGKCGRMHGHSYKVKMTAKSNKLNPSAYLKTEDMVCDFKELKWAAKDSEKGGFDHGILNDLISVNTTAERIAEYIHQETMRRIPDGIELTVTVWETDTCWVEYTDKDV encoded by the coding sequence ATGCCAACCTGGACATTACATACAGAGTTTAAATTTGATGCTGCTCATTTTATCGAGGGCTACGATGGTAAATGTGGAAGAATGCACGGGCATTCTTACAAAGTAAAAATGACTGCCAAATCAAATAAGCTAAATCCATCAGCATATCTAAAAACAGAAGATATGGTATGCGATTTTAAAGAATTAAAATGGGCTGCTAAGGATTCGGAAAAAGGTGGCTTCGATCATGGAATTCTGAATGATTTGATTTCTGTAAATACTACCGCCGAACGAATTGCAGAATACATACATCAGGAGACCATGCGTAGGATCCCTGATGGAATCGAGCTTACCGTTACTGTATGGGAAACCGACACTTGTTGGGTGGAATACACTGATAAAGATGTTTAA
- a CDS encoding thioredoxin family protein has protein sequence MNKNNLLLLFLVVFFIGSTGQNPEELAIGSALPMADHKVEDVSGRSLTLGEVADENGLLVIFSCNTCPWVMKWNDRYPDMSRIAKENKIGMIALNPNEDYRDRGDGMDDMIKYAKKSDYDFPYALDKNHEIADAFGASRTPHVYLFNGEMELVYVGAIDDNANDASAVKEYYIKDAIEQLVAGEELTRSNTKSLGCTIKRVS, from the coding sequence ATGAATAAAAATAATTTACTATTACTATTCCTCGTTGTTTTTTTTATAGGCTCAACGGGGCAAAACCCTGAGGAGCTTGCAATAGGTTCAGCACTTCCTATGGCTGACCATAAAGTAGAAGATGTATCCGGTAGAAGCCTGACACTAGGTGAGGTAGCCGATGAGAACGGTTTATTGGTAATATTCTCATGCAATACCTGTCCCTGGGTGATGAAATGGAATGATCGTTATCCGGATATGTCCAGAATTGCAAAGGAAAATAAAATTGGGATGATTGCACTCAATCCCAATGAAGACTATCGGGATCGGGGTGATGGAATGGATGACATGATCAAATACGCGAAAAAATCAGACTATGATTTTCCGTATGCTCTGGATAAAAATCATGAAATAGCGGATGCTTTCGGCGCTTCAAGAACTCCTCACGTGTATCTTTTTAATGGCGAAATGGAACTGGTTTACGTAGGCGCCATCGATGATAATGCAAACGATGCTTCTGCGGTTAAAGAATACTATATCAAAGACGCGATTGAGCAACTCGTTGCCGGAGAAGAATTAACTCGTTCCAATACTAAATCGCTGGGTTGCACCATTAAACGCGTAAGTTAA
- a CDS encoding TlpA family protein disulfide reductase — translation MRYKLIALFILFIACQQVKEEELMVDATAGEIVQKVSSHEGEKVVFVNFWATWCIPCVEEFPYIMELKEKYGDDFELIFVSTDFSEAKEEAKEFLQSQDVQFTTYYKVGNDNEFITTISDTWSGALPFTVIYNKDGTISAEWEGKQEFEVFESELLKAINES, via the coding sequence ATGAGGTACAAGTTAATCGCACTTTTTATTTTGTTTATTGCATGCCAACAGGTGAAAGAAGAAGAGCTGATGGTAGATGCTACGGCAGGTGAAATTGTTCAAAAAGTATCTTCACATGAGGGAGAAAAAGTTGTGTTTGTAAATTTTTGGGCAACATGGTGTATTCCCTGTGTTGAAGAATTTCCATACATCATGGAGCTCAAAGAAAAATATGGTGATGACTTCGAACTCATTTTTGTTTCTACTGATTTTTCTGAAGCAAAGGAAGAGGCTAAGGAATTTCTTCAATCACAGGATGTACAGTTCACTACCTATTACAAAGTGGGCAACGATAATGAATTTATTACCACAATTTCGGATACTTGGAGTGGAGCTTTGCCTTTCACAGTGATTTATAATAAAGATGGTACTATCTCAGCCGAATGGGAAGGAAAGCAGGAATTTGAAGTTTTTGAAAGCGAGTTACTAAAAGCAATAAATGAAAGCTAA
- a CDS encoding MGMT family protein yields the protein MSTKKPNDFYMRVYEVVAQIPHGYVTSYGAISKYLGVESGARMVGYAMNNYVSSEIGFEIPAHRVLNRLGQLTGRAYFGGDSMRERLEQEGVTFTEEYTVDMEKHFWNPFDLDT from the coding sequence ATGAGTACAAAGAAGCCCAATGATTTTTACATGAGAGTGTATGAAGTTGTAGCTCAAATCCCGCATGGATATGTGACTAGTTATGGAGCAATTTCGAAATATCTTGGAGTTGAATCCGGAGCAAGAATGGTAGGTTATGCTATGAACAATTATGTTAGTTCCGAAATTGGTTTTGAAATACCCGCGCATAGAGTGTTAAATAGGTTAGGCCAGCTTACTGGTAGGGCATATTTTGGCGGGGATAGCATGAGGGAACGCCTGGAACAGGAAGGTGTTACCTTTACTGAAGAATATACAGTGGATATGGAAAAACATTTCTGGAACCCTTTTGATTTAGACACATGA
- a CDS encoding DUF2520 domain-containing protein, with product MEIKNITIIGPGRLGTAFQVVFSEVGFVVKMIDKTTDRQEVGDVTFITVPDGSIHEVSKKLASGGSSFSGKIVAHCSGAYSSQILDNLAEQGALTACFHPLKAVSKTTRSFKASFFDLEGSEEAIVHLEDIVKKIGAQSIRVSPEEKELLHVSAVMASNYTVTLADLALRISSSNNISERELLDALLPLMGSSIENLSGLNPAEALTGPIARGDIQTVQKHLLLLQDKPDLLAIYKHLGLLTLELITDEVTEHTIKFRLYDLLK from the coding sequence ATGGAGATCAAAAACATTACCATAATCGGGCCTGGAAGATTAGGTACTGCTTTTCAAGTGGTGTTTTCAGAGGTAGGATTTGTGGTAAAAATGATTGATAAAACCACTGATAGACAAGAGGTTGGAGATGTTACCTTTATAACAGTTCCAGATGGATCAATTCATGAAGTATCAAAAAAGTTAGCCTCTGGAGGAAGTTCCTTTTCCGGTAAGATTGTTGCTCATTGTTCCGGAGCTTATTCTTCACAAATCTTGGATAATTTAGCAGAGCAGGGTGCATTGACCGCCTGTTTCCATCCATTAAAAGCGGTGAGTAAAACTACACGCTCATTTAAAGCAAGCTTCTTTGATCTTGAGGGGTCTGAAGAAGCCATTGTTCATTTAGAAGACATCGTAAAAAAAATTGGTGCCCAATCTATTAGAGTAAGTCCTGAGGAAAAAGAGCTACTTCATGTTTCAGCGGTTATGGCTTCGAACTATACCGTTACACTTGCTGATCTGGCATTGCGCATTTCAAGTAGTAATAATATCTCAGAAAGAGAATTATTAGATGCCTTACTCCCTTTAATGGGCTCTTCTATAGAAAATTTGTCAGGGTTAAACCCGGCAGAAGCTTTAACAGGACCTATTGCACGCGGTGATATCCAAACAGTTCAAAAGCACCTGTTACTTTTACAAGATAAACCCGATTTATTGGCAATTTATAAGCATTTAGGACTACTAACTCTGGAATTAATTACAGATGAAGTTACCGAGCATACCATAAAATTCAGACTATATGACCTCCTAAAATGA
- a CDS encoding 4'-phosphopantetheinyl transferase superfamily protein, with the protein MNTLDTSHIPDFPAQIAIGWSEIQSGLSAHVLSKKDRLRLDSMINDRRKSEFLSARHTFWSLIDELGWDHEYVTLEKEELGKPYIELKGKRAFISFSHTKNLVFCAISKTLDLGLDAESIDRKVNPAIVKRILSENEWDIYGEEDPIALWTMKEAAVKSLGTGLRTNLKDIELRKFKGSKFLIGLGTEKKLQGHCFTALKHCISIAY; encoded by the coding sequence TTGAACACACTAGATACCTCTCACATTCCTGATTTTCCGGCTCAAATTGCTATTGGATGGAGCGAGATTCAATCCGGTCTAAGCGCTCATGTTCTAAGTAAAAAAGATCGATTACGGTTAGATAGCATGATTAATGATCGCAGGAAAAGTGAATTCCTGAGTGCAAGACATACCTTCTGGAGCTTGATTGATGAACTGGGATGGGATCATGAATATGTTACCTTAGAGAAAGAAGAGCTTGGCAAGCCTTATATAGAGCTAAAAGGCAAGAGAGCGTTCATCAGCTTTTCACATACCAAAAACCTCGTTTTTTGTGCAATTTCTAAAACACTTGATCTTGGATTGGATGCAGAAAGTATTGATCGAAAAGTAAATCCTGCAATAGTTAAAAGAATACTTAGCGAGAATGAATGGGATATTTATGGTGAAGAGGATCCCATTGCATTATGGACTATGAAAGAAGCAGCTGTTAAGAGTTTAGGCACAGGATTACGCACTAATCTGAAAGATATTGAGCTTCGAAAATTTAAAGGAAGTAAATTCTTGATAGGACTTGGAACAGAAAAGAAATTGCAAGGTCATTGCTTCACTGCGCTGAAGCACTGTATTTCGATAGCTTATTAG
- the lysS gene encoding lysine--tRNA ligase, translating to MTNQEPSLSEQEEIRREKLQQLHEMGVNPFPYSFEVTHSSTQIKNAPELVRDEETNPESETVSIAGRVMTRRIMGKAAFFNLQDSEGTIQVYIRRDDVGIDEYNTVFKKLVDIGDIVGIKGFVFKTRTGETTVHAEHFEFLTKTIRPIPTPKEIENEDGEKVVYDAFADKELRYRQRYVDLIVNPNVKDTFIKRTRLVQTMRNFMNERGYLEVETPILQPVYGGASARPFVTHHNTLDMDLYLRIANELYLKRLIVGGFDGVYEFSKDFRNEGLSRFHNPEFTQVELYVAYKDYNWMMDFTEKMIEQVAIDLHGSTKVTVGEHEIDFKAPWPRVPMFEAIEKETGHNLYGKSLDELKAIAKELHIQVDDSFGTGKIIDEIFGEFVEPKLIQPTFITDYPVEMSPLTKKHRSKEGLVERFECICNGKEIANAYSELNDPIDQRERLEDQASLRAGGDEEAMTIDEDFIRALEYGMPPTAGIGIGIDRLSMIMTNSDSIRDVLFFPQMKPE from the coding sequence ATGACTAATCAGGAGCCTTCACTTTCGGAACAGGAAGAAATTCGACGGGAGAAGCTACAACAATTACATGAAATGGGGGTAAATCCTTTCCCCTATTCTTTTGAAGTAACACATAGCAGTACACAAATTAAAAACGCCCCTGAGTTAGTAAGGGATGAAGAGACGAATCCTGAATCGGAGACGGTATCTATTGCCGGGAGAGTGATGACACGCCGAATTATGGGCAAGGCGGCCTTTTTCAACCTTCAGGATTCAGAAGGAACAATCCAGGTTTATATTCGGAGGGACGATGTAGGAATAGATGAATACAACACAGTATTTAAAAAGCTAGTTGATATTGGAGATATCGTAGGCATTAAAGGGTTCGTATTTAAAACAAGAACCGGTGAAACTACTGTCCATGCCGAGCATTTTGAGTTTTTGACAAAAACTATCCGTCCAATTCCTACTCCTAAGGAAATCGAGAATGAGGATGGTGAAAAAGTCGTCTACGATGCTTTCGCGGATAAAGAACTTCGTTATCGTCAGCGCTATGTTGACCTAATTGTAAACCCGAATGTAAAAGACACCTTTATAAAGAGAACCAGACTGGTTCAAACCATGCGTAATTTCATGAATGAGCGTGGTTACCTTGAAGTTGAGACACCTATCCTTCAACCAGTATATGGTGGGGCCTCTGCGCGTCCTTTTGTGACCCACCATAATACACTTGATATGGATCTTTATCTAAGGATTGCTAATGAGCTGTACCTCAAGCGATTAATTGTCGGTGGATTTGATGGTGTATATGAGTTTTCAAAGGATTTCAGAAATGAAGGATTGTCTCGTTTTCATAATCCGGAATTTACCCAGGTAGAGTTATATGTGGCTTACAAAGACTACAACTGGATGATGGATTTTACCGAGAAGATGATTGAACAAGTGGCGATCGATCTTCATGGCTCAACAAAAGTAACAGTGGGTGAGCACGAAATTGATTTTAAAGCGCCATGGCCTCGAGTTCCAATGTTCGAGGCCATAGAAAAAGAAACCGGTCATAATCTTTATGGCAAAAGCCTGGATGAACTAAAGGCTATTGCTAAAGAGCTGCATATCCAGGTTGATGATTCTTTCGGCACGGGTAAAATTATTGATGAGATTTTTGGTGAATTTGTGGAACCAAAGCTCATTCAACCTACCTTTATTACCGACTATCCAGTGGAAATGAGCCCACTTACTAAAAAGCACCGATCGAAAGAAGGACTGGTTGAGCGCTTCGAATGCATTTGCAATGGAAAGGAAATTGCTAATGCATACAGTGAGTTAAATGACCCTATCGATCAAAGAGAACGACTGGAAGATCAAGCCTCACTGCGCGCAGGAGGTGATGAAGAGGCAATGACTATCGATGAAGATTTCATCAGAGCGCTAGAATATGGCATGCCTCCAACTGCCGGCATTGGAATCGGTATTGACCGTTTAAGTATGATTATGACTAATTCTGATTCTATTCGGGATGTTTTATTCTTCCCACAGATGAAACCAGAGTAA
- a CDS encoding ABC transporter permease, giving the protein MKLESYLALRYFKGTRKGARFLSFIKAMSIAGVAIGSAGLLIALSIVHGFRSTINTKILGFAPHALVTSYSDSPLFRADTVLTFLDQYEEIESKQIIDQGQVMIQTKNGVTGTELKGVDPNEDVSNLTNYLLSGEYDLSITKDGFPGIILGSKMAQTLQADVGSIITVYTISGEPTLVNSPEIQQFQLTGIFRTGIDFFDEIFAVVDRDYTKQLFGLRPTQGHGIEIKLIDPELSSSFKEKLEEELPFPYQWQSIEDRYYNIFEWVKLQEQMIPPVISVMIIVAAFNLIGAVLMMVLERTRDIGVLKTIGSRSSVIRKVFLLEGLMVAGIGLLIGIAISLLFAWLQINYQIIPLSEENYYMSYAPVEPHALDFVITTVVTLVLCALASWLPARIAAKTDPLKVIAYGR; this is encoded by the coding sequence ATGAAACTCGAATCCTATTTAGCACTCCGGTATTTCAAAGGCACCCGCAAAGGAGCTCGCTTTCTATCGTTCATAAAGGCGATGAGTATAGCCGGAGTAGCAATTGGTTCAGCAGGGTTATTAATCGCTTTGTCGATCGTTCATGGATTCAGGTCCACAATAAATACCAAAATCCTCGGGTTTGCTCCACACGCATTAGTTACCTCCTATTCCGATTCTCCTCTATTTCGAGCGGATACTGTACTTACTTTTCTTGATCAATATGAAGAAATAGAGAGCAAGCAAATTATTGATCAGGGCCAGGTAATGATTCAGACCAAAAATGGAGTCACGGGAACCGAATTAAAAGGGGTCGATCCGAATGAGGATGTCTCAAACCTTACCAACTATCTACTTTCAGGGGAATATGATTTATCCATCACAAAGGACGGCTTCCCGGGAATCATATTAGGTTCAAAGATGGCTCAAACTCTTCAGGCAGATGTCGGAAGTATTATAACTGTTTATACAATCTCCGGGGAGCCCACCCTAGTCAACTCACCTGAAATACAGCAATTCCAATTAACTGGAATCTTTAGAACCGGCATCGATTTTTTTGACGAAATTTTCGCTGTAGTTGATCGTGACTATACAAAACAGCTTTTTGGGCTACGACCAACTCAAGGTCATGGCATCGAAATTAAACTTATTGATCCAGAACTGAGTTCATCTTTTAAAGAAAAATTAGAAGAAGAACTACCTTTTCCCTATCAATGGCAGTCTATTGAAGATCGCTATTATAATATCTTTGAATGGGTAAAACTACAAGAACAAATGATCCCTCCTGTAATAAGTGTGATGATTATTGTAGCTGCCTTTAACCTGATTGGGGCAGTCCTGATGATGGTCCTTGAGCGAACAAGAGATATCGGCGTACTTAAAACGATAGGAAGTCGATCTTCTGTCATCCGAAAGGTTTTTCTCTTAGAAGGACTGATGGTTGCCGGGATAGGGCTGCTCATAGGCATTGCAATATCCCTTCTATTTGCCTGGTTACAAATCAATTATCAGATCATTCCTCTTTCCGAAGAGAACTATTACATGAGCTATGCCCCTGTTGAGCCACATGCCCTCGATTTTGTTATCACAACGGTCGTTACCCTTGTACTTTGTGCGCTCGCTTCCTGGCTCCCAGCACGAATAGCAGCTAAAACTGATCCATTAAAAGTGATCGCTTACGGGCGATAA
- a CDS encoding DNA-binding response regulator yields MIKVGVIEDNKYVREGWETFIDYDKQLCVVASYGSCEEALEDTELAKVDVLILDIGLPGMSGIEGVSIFRTKFPNMIIVMATVFDDDENVFNAIKAGAVGYLMKKVSPDEMVAAIKDAFSGGSPITPNIARKIIKTLHIPEVKKEEMLNEREISILRELAKGKSYAAIGKTIFLSVDGVRHHIRSIYQKLEVHSKAEAVSKGIARKLIDP; encoded by the coding sequence TTGATTAAAGTAGGAGTCATTGAAGACAATAAGTATGTAAGAGAGGGCTGGGAAACATTTATAGACTATGATAAGCAATTATGTGTGGTTGCCAGCTATGGTTCATGTGAAGAGGCGCTCGAAGACACCGAGCTAGCCAAAGTAGATGTGCTCATTTTGGACATCGGTTTACCTGGAATGAGCGGGATTGAAGGAGTAAGTATTTTCCGAACGAAATTCCCCAATATGATCATTGTGATGGCTACTGTATTCGATGATGATGAAAATGTTTTCAACGCCATTAAGGCCGGAGCTGTGGGCTACCTGATGAAAAAGGTGAGTCCGGATGAAATGGTAGCCGCCATAAAAGACGCATTTTCGGGAGGCTCTCCAATAACCCCAAATATTGCCAGGAAGATTATTAAAACGCTTCATATTCCCGAAGTCAAGAAAGAGGAAATGTTAAACGAACGAGAGATTTCCATCTTAAGAGAGCTGGCTAAAGGGAAATCCTATGCCGCTATTGGCAAAACGATATTTCTTTCAGTGGACGGGGTACGTCACCATATCCGAAGCATTTACCAAAAGCTGGAAGTACATAGCAAAGCAGAAGCCGTCTCAAAAGGAATAGCTCGAAAGCTCATTGATCCCTGA
- the ald gene encoding alanine dehydrogenase: MIIGVPKEIKTHENRVALQPGGALQLKRNGHQVFIQKGAGIGSGFTDDQYVDAGATILDDVEEVWQKAEMIMKVKEPIAVEYPRMREGQIIFTYFHFAADEALTKAVIDSKCIAIAYETVEKADRSLPLLIPMSEVAGRMAAQEAAVYLEKPKGGRGMLMGGIPGVRPAKVLVLGGGIVGVNSAKIAAGMGADTTIMDINMPRLRYLDDVMPKNVQTFFSSEANIRAMLPHVDVIIGAVLKPGAKAPHLITKDMLKEMRPGTVLVDVSIDQGGCFETSKPTTHEDPVYEIDGVVHYCVANMPGAVPYTSTLGLTNVTLPYAVALANKGWKQALNDDPELKMGLNVANGTIVYEDVAKAFGLDWEPVETVLN; encoded by the coding sequence ATGATCATTGGAGTACCCAAAGAAATTAAAACCCATGAAAACCGAGTAGCACTTCAACCGGGAGGGGCTTTACAGCTCAAAAGAAATGGCCATCAGGTATTTATTCAGAAAGGTGCAGGAATCGGGAGTGGGTTTACCGATGATCAATATGTTGATGCTGGCGCTACGATCCTTGATGATGTAGAAGAAGTATGGCAAAAAGCTGAAATGATTATGAAGGTGAAAGAGCCTATTGCGGTTGAATACCCAAGGATGAGAGAGGGGCAAATCATCTTTACCTATTTCCACTTCGCCGCAGATGAAGCACTAACCAAAGCAGTGATTGACTCAAAATGTATTGCCATTGCTTACGAAACAGTGGAAAAAGCAGATCGTTCTCTGCCACTTCTTATCCCAATGAGTGAAGTAGCAGGAAGAATGGCCGCTCAGGAAGCCGCTGTATACTTGGAGAAACCTAAAGGTGGTCGGGGAATGTTAATGGGAGGTATCCCTGGTGTTCGTCCTGCAAAGGTACTCGTTTTAGGTGGCGGAATTGTTGGGGTAAACTCAGCAAAAATCGCAGCGGGTATGGGTGCTGATACTACCATCATGGACATCAATATGCCGCGACTGCGCTACTTGGATGATGTAATGCCCAAGAATGTACAAACCTTCTTCTCTTCAGAAGCAAACATCCGCGCCATGCTTCCACATGTAGATGTGATTATTGGAGCGGTATTAAAGCCTGGAGCAAAAGCACCACATCTAATTACCAAAGACATGCTAAAAGAAATGCGCCCTGGCACCGTGTTAGTGGATGTATCCATTGACCAGGGGGGATGCTTTGAAACTTCAAAGCCAACTACACACGAAGATCCTGTTTACGAAATTGATGGGGTAGTACATTACTGTGTGGCCAACATGCCAGGAGCTGTTCCTTACACTTCCACACTAGGACTAACTAATGTGACCCTTCCTTATGCAGTAGCACTTGCCAACAAAGGATGGAAGCAAGCCCTGAACGATGACCCCGAACTAAAAATGGGACTCAATGTAGCAAACGGTACCATCGTTTATGAAGATGTAGCCAAAGCATTTGGATTGGACTGGGAGCCTGTAGAAACGGTGTTGAACTGA